Proteins found in one Clostridia bacterium genomic segment:
- the miaB gene encoding tRNA (N6-isopentenyl adenosine(37)-C2)-methylthiotransferase MiaB: MAQEKRIDVSEMMRQKEITEKIAAQNKRRKHIPKACVITYGCQQNENDSERIKGMLTNMGYEMTDVREEAEVILFNTCAVRENAEKKLKGNVGALKHLKAKRKKLIVGVCGCMVQQEEIAKDFFRRFRHVGMVFGTHSLYRFPELLQKAKSGNRVFDVFQSDGKICEDIPMLRDDKYKAWVSVMYGCNNFCSYCIVPYVRGRERSRLPEDVLNEVRSLAKDGCKEITLLGQNVNSYGKDLQESMTFAELLRAVNEIDGIERIRFATSHPKDISDELILAMAECDKVCKQLHLPFQAGSNKTLKAMNRSYTREKYLETVKKLREKMPDIALTSDVIVGFPTETNEDFEETMTLVKEVRFDNLFTFIYSKRKGTVAEKMEPVLDGKQIQHNFERLVKLQNDISREINESYQDKILLVFVEGESKTDKEVLEARTESNKVVNIRADKSFIGKTVSAKITEIRTWSLYGEIV; the protein is encoded by the coding sequence ATGGCTCAGGAAAAGCGGATTGACGTGTCCGAAATGATGCGTCAGAAAGAAATTACAGAGAAAATCGCCGCACAGAACAAACGGCGAAAGCATATACCGAAGGCTTGCGTAATTACCTATGGCTGTCAGCAGAACGAAAACGATTCGGAACGCATCAAGGGCATGCTCACAAACATGGGATACGAAATGACCGATGTGCGGGAAGAAGCGGAAGTGATTCTGTTTAACACCTGTGCCGTGCGTGAAAATGCCGAGAAAAAATTAAAGGGCAATGTGGGCGCGTTAAAGCATTTGAAAGCCAAACGCAAAAAGCTGATTGTGGGCGTTTGCGGATGTATGGTACAGCAGGAGGAAATTGCCAAAGATTTCTTCCGTCGTTTCCGTCATGTGGGTATGGTGTTCGGCACCCATTCTCTTTACAGATTTCCTGAGCTTTTGCAAAAGGCAAAGTCGGGCAACCGTGTGTTTGATGTATTTCAGTCGGACGGTAAGATTTGCGAAGATATCCCGATGCTCAGAGATGACAAATACAAGGCATGGGTCAGCGTGATGTACGGCTGTAACAATTTCTGCTCTTATTGCATTGTACCCTATGTGCGTGGCAGAGAACGAAGCCGTTTGCCTGAAGATGTACTGAACGAAGTGAGAAGTCTTGCCAAAGACGGATGCAAGGAAATTACGTTACTGGGTCAGAATGTAAACTCCTACGGCAAGGATTTGCAAGAAAGCATGACCTTTGCGGAGCTTTTAAGAGCGGTAAACGAAATTGACGGCATTGAACGCATCCGTTTTGCCACCAGTCATCCAAAAGATATTTCGGACGAGCTTATCTTAGCCATGGCAGAGTGTGATAAGGTTTGTAAGCAATTGCATTTGCCCTTCCAGGCAGGCAGTAACAAAACCTTAAAGGCGATGAATCGAAGCTATACCCGGGAAAAATACTTGGAAACGGTTAAAAAGCTTCGGGAGAAAATGCCTGATATTGCATTGACCTCAGATGTTATTGTGGGTTTTCCCACCGAAACCAACGAGGATTTTGAAGAGACCATGACGTTGGTTAAAGAGGTTCGGTTTGACAACTTGTTTACGTTTATCTATTCCAAGCGAAAAGGAACTGTAGCGGAAAAAATGGAGCCTGTTTTGGACGGCAAGCAAATTCAGCATAATTTTGAACGGCTCGTAAAGCTTCAGAATGATATTTCCAGGGAAATTAATGAATCCTATCAGGATAAAATTCTTCTCGTGTTTGTTGAGGGAGAAAGTAAAACCGATAAAGAGGTTTTAGAGGCACGGACAGAAAGCAACAAGGTTGTAAACATCCGTGCGGACAAAAGCTTTATCGGAAAGACGGTTTCGGCAAAAATTACAGAAATCAGAACCTGGTCTCTGTACGGCGAAATTGTCTGA
- the mutS gene encoding DNA mismatch repair protein MutS has protein sequence MKEFTPMMKQYLAIKDNYPDCIVFYRLGDFYEMFFGDAKVASEVLGLTLTGRDCGQEERAPMCGVPFHSCDGYIAKLVKAGYKVAICEQTQDPNEATGIVERKVIKVITPGTITLPDVLEDTKNNFLIAIYKSGLGYGIAAADVSTGELYATSLGGVAAKTDLLNELSKYSPSEVVYNDFLAADKAVLNFIGHKFKCLAQKRAELPEPETVELLKKHLSNKLTKAVVEQERLGILATGLLIAYLEETQMTDLSQFNFVEFYQSEQYLGLDTVARYNLELTKTMREQEKKGSLLWVLDKTCTAMGGRMMATWVQQPLVSCAQIRRRHEAVEELLQKHALRSEIRTALSGIRDMERMIAKIDYGSANPKDMLGLKESIKSFPALLQSMRHLSSSLVKELCTEFDDLEDIRNVIHAAIDDDAPFTVREGGIIKKGYDEELDTWRSGKEDGASQLLTLEAKEREETGIKNLKINFNKVFGYYIEVTKSYFDLVPAHYVRKQTLANCERYITDELKVIEDLVLRSDDKIVAKEYRLFCAIRERIRDEIERIQRTAKVIASMDVLASLAETAYKNNYVKPEIDLSGEIDIKDGRHPVVEKVMTDSLFVPNDTYLDKKDSAFSIITGPNMAGKSTYMRQTALIVIMAQMGSFVPASSARIGIVDKIFTRIGASDDLSSGQSTFMVEMNEVANIIENSTENSLLILDEIGRGTSTFDGLSIAWAVVEYIADAKKIGARTLFATHYHELTELEDKIPGVKNYSVVAKKRDDTVVFLRKIVRGGADESYGIEVASLAGIPDTVIKRAKTILKALEEKGTVQVKGKEKVSKLPETQGLQFDFSQAPKDELLEEIKKIDINVLSPIEAMNKLFEIKKKADEIL, from the coding sequence ATGAAGGAATTTACCCCCATGATGAAGCAGTATCTTGCAATTAAAGACAATTATCCCGATTGTATTGTGTTTTACCGTTTAGGGGACTTTTATGAAATGTTTTTCGGGGATGCGAAGGTAGCATCCGAAGTTCTGGGATTAACCTTAACCGGCAGAGACTGCGGTCAGGAAGAACGCGCACCCATGTGCGGCGTACCCTTTCACAGCTGTGACGGCTACATTGCAAAGCTTGTAAAGGCAGGCTATAAGGTAGCTATCTGTGAACAGACCCAGGACCCGAACGAAGCAACAGGGATTGTAGAGCGCAAGGTCATTAAGGTCATCACCCCCGGCACCATTACCCTGCCGGACGTTTTGGAGGATACCAAAAACAACTTTTTGATTGCGATCTATAAATCGGGTCTTGGTTATGGCATTGCGGCGGCGGACGTTTCTACAGGCGAGCTGTATGCAACCTCTTTGGGCGGTGTGGCGGCAAAAACGGATTTGCTCAACGAGCTTTCCAAGTATTCCCCCTCCGAGGTGGTATATAACGACTTTTTAGCTGCAGACAAGGCGGTGCTGAATTTTATCGGGCATAAGTTTAAATGCTTGGCACAAAAACGTGCGGAATTGCCCGAGCCTGAAACGGTGGAGCTTTTAAAAAAGCACCTTTCCAACAAGCTGACCAAGGCGGTTGTGGAGCAGGAAAGACTCGGTATTTTAGCAACGGGACTTTTGATTGCATATTTAGAAGAAACCCAAATGACCGATTTATCCCAGTTTAATTTTGTGGAATTTTACCAGTCGGAGCAGTATTTGGGCTTAGACACGGTGGCAAGATATAATTTAGAACTGACTAAAACCATGCGCGAGCAGGAGAAAAAGGGGAGTCTGCTTTGGGTATTGGATAAAACCTGCACCGCTATGGGCGGCAGAATGATGGCAACCTGGGTACAGCAGCCGCTGGTATCCTGCGCACAGATTCGCAGAAGACACGAAGCGGTAGAAGAGCTTTTACAAAAGCATGCTTTGCGTTCGGAAATTCGTACAGCCCTTTCAGGCATCCGCGATATGGAACGCATGATTGCCAAAATTGACTACGGCAGTGCAAACCCGAAGGATATGCTGGGCTTAAAAGAGTCCATCAAAAGCTTTCCTGCACTTTTGCAGAGCATGCGCCATTTAAGCAGCAGTCTGGTCAAAGAGCTTTGTACCGAATTTGACGATTTAGAGGATATCCGGAATGTCATCCACGCGGCAATTGATGATGACGCGCCCTTTACGGTGCGTGAAGGCGGTATCATCAAAAAAGGCTATGATGAGGAGCTGGATACCTGGAGAAGCGGCAAAGAGGACGGTGCAAGCCAACTTTTAACCTTAGAAGCAAAAGAAAGAGAAGAAACCGGCATCAAGAATTTGAAAATTAACTTCAACAAGGTGTTCGGGTACTATATTGAGGTTACAAAGTCTTACTTTGATTTGGTGCCTGCTCATTATGTGCGCAAGCAGACTTTAGCCAACTGTGAGCGGTACATAACCGACGAGCTGAAGGTGATTGAAGATTTGGTGCTTCGCTCGGACGACAAAATTGTGGCAAAGGAATACAGATTATTCTGTGCCATCCGCGAACGTATCCGTGACGAAATTGAGCGGATTCAGCGTACCGCAAAGGTGATTGCAAGCATGGATGTTTTGGCATCTCTTGCAGAAACCGCATACAAAAACAACTATGTAAAGCCTGAAATTGATTTGTCGGGCGAGATTGATATTAAAGACGGCAGACACCCGGTGGTGGAAAAGGTGATGACAGATTCTCTGTTTGTGCCGAATGACACATACTTAGACAAAAAGGACAGTGCGTTTTCCATCATCACGGGACCGAACATGGCAGGTAAGTCTACTTACATGCGTCAGACAGCGCTTATTGTCATTATGGCGCAGATGGGAAGCTTTGTGCCTGCGTCCTCTGCAAGAATCGGTATTGTGGATAAAATCTTTACCCGTATCGGGGCTTCGGATGACCTGTCCTCGGGACAGAGCACTTTCATGGTGGAAATGAACGAGGTGGCGAACATCATCGAAAATTCCACCGAAAACAGCCTGCTGATTTTGGACGAAATCGGACGCGGTACCTCTACCTTTGACGGGCTTTCCATTGCCTGGGCGGTGGTGGAATATATTGCAGATGCCAAGAAAATCGGCGCAAGAACGCTGTTTGCAACCCATTACCACGAGCTGACCGAATTAGAGGACAAAATCCCGGGCGTGAAAAACTACTCGGTGGTTGCTAAAAAAAGGGACGATACCGTTGTGTTCCTGCGTAAAATTGTACGGGGCGGAGCAGACGAGAGCTACGGTATTGAGGTAGCCTCTCTTGCAGGCATCCCCGACACGGTTATTAAACGCGCCAAAACCATTTTAAAGGCTTTGGAGGAAAAGGGCACGGTGCAGGTTAAGGGAAAAGAAAAAGTGAGCAAGCTACCCGAAACCCAAGGGCTACAGTTTGATTTTTCTCAGGCGCCCAAGGATGAGTTGCTGGAAGAAATCAAAAAAATTGATATTAATGTGTTGTCTCCCATTGAGGCGATGAACAAATTGTTTGAAATTAAGAAAAAAGCAGACGAAATCTTATAA
- the mutL gene encoding DNA mismatch repair endonuclease MutL has product MGKIQVLDVTTVNKIAAGEVVERPASAVKEMVENAIDAGANKITVEIKNGGISFIRVTDNGGGIAPEDVETAFLPHATSKIRSIDDLNELYTMGFRGEALASIAAVSKVQVLTKTKDATFGTALEIEGGQILSKSEAGCPDGTTIVVENLFFNTPARMHFLKKDSAEAAHVTDVLQKMALGYPQISFRLLSNGREVFLTPGTGDLKDVLPVIFGNEIASKMVEVDLERDGVTVKGYIGLPEVARNNRTMQNFFVNGRWVKSKEMQFSAEAGYKTMLMTGKRPILVLSVSVLPMLTDVNVHPQKLEIKFANEKLITSAVFWAVQEALLRGPKARQVESVAEVKSTMPQPDKKPEPVSFNVIHKKETPAERYEKEEKSFDFFAEENKALFTVEPKAEVQEDFFGTLEEPEPKFAEMQPEAQPEMVEAPSDVLDFKICGQVFNTYIIFEKDGEMLMMDQHAAHERLRYEEMVKDMAIPGQLLMLPEMITLSATDGALLLENKEAFEKLGFDIDAFGAGQYAVRQIPEDITTDHVEETVTEIIELIRHNKKAEDILDKAFFMIACKGAIKANHAMQKEEMELLVRLVLENDRIRTCPHGRPLMISFTKNYIEKEFKRIV; this is encoded by the coding sequence ATGGGAAAAATACAAGTTTTAGACGTTACAACCGTAAATAAAATCGCCGCAGGCGAGGTGGTGGAGCGACCGGCTTCTGCGGTAAAGGAAATGGTAGAAAACGCCATTGATGCAGGGGCGAACAAAATCACGGTGGAAATTAAAAACGGCGGTATTTCGTTCATCCGCGTCACAGACAACGGTGGCGGTATTGCGCCCGAGGATGTGGAGACCGCTTTCTTACCGCATGCTACCAGTAAAATCCGTTCAATTGACGATTTGAATGAGCTTTACACCATGGGCTTTCGCGGTGAGGCACTCGCATCTATCGCAGCGGTATCCAAGGTGCAGGTTTTAACCAAAACCAAAGATGCAACCTTTGGCACGGCACTCGAAATAGAGGGCGGTCAGATTCTTTCCAAGTCGGAGGCAGGCTGTCCCGACGGCACAACCATTGTGGTGGAGAATCTGTTTTTTAACACCCCTGCCAGAATGCACTTCTTAAAAAAAGACAGTGCCGAAGCGGCACATGTAACCGACGTGTTGCAGAAAATGGCACTGGGCTATCCGCAGATTTCGTTCCGCCTTTTAAGCAATGGCAGAGAGGTATTCTTAACCCCGGGTACGGGCGATTTAAAAGATGTGCTTCCTGTGATTTTCGGTAACGAAATTGCTTCTAAAATGGTGGAAGTGGATTTGGAGCGGGACGGGGTTACGGTAAAGGGTTATATCGGTTTGCCCGAAGTGGCGCGCAATAACCGCACCATGCAGAACTTTTTTGTAAACGGCAGATGGGTAAAATCCAAAGAAATGCAGTTTAGTGCAGAGGCAGGGTATAAAACCATGCTGATGACGGGCAAGCGTCCCATTCTGGTGCTGTCTGTGTCGGTGCTTCCGATGCTGACTGATGTAAATGTGCATCCCCAGAAATTAGAAATTAAGTTTGCCAATGAAAAGCTGATTACAAGTGCGGTGTTCTGGGCGGTGCAGGAGGCACTTTTAAGAGGCCCCAAAGCCCGTCAGGTGGAAAGCGTGGCGGAAGTGAAAAGTACCATGCCACAGCCTGATAAAAAGCCCGAGCCTGTTTCTTTCAATGTGATACACAAAAAGGAGACACCTGCAGAGCGGTACGAAAAGGAAGAAAAATCCTTTGACTTTTTTGCAGAAGAAAACAAGGCGCTGTTCACGGTAGAACCCAAGGCAGAGGTACAGGAGGATTTTTTCGGCACTTTAGAAGAACCTGAACCGAAATTTGCCGAAATGCAGCCCGAAGCACAGCCTGAAATGGTGGAAGCACCATCTGACGTATTGGATTTTAAAATCTGCGGGCAGGTGTTTAACACCTATATCATTTTTGAAAAGGACGGCGAAATGCTGATGATGGATCAGCACGCCGCACATGAGCGACTGCGCTATGAGGAAATGGTAAAGGATATGGCAATCCCGGGTCAGCTTTTAATGCTTCCCGAGATGATTACCCTTTCTGCCACCGACGGTGCGTTGCTTCTGGAAAACAAAGAAGCTTTCGAAAAGCTTGGGTTTGATATTGATGCATTCGGAGCAGGACAGTATGCGGTGCGTCAGATTCCGGAGGATATTACCACAGACCATGTGGAAGAAACCGTCACCGAAATCATTGAGCTGATTCGTCACAATAAAAAAGCAGAGGACATTTTGGACAAGGCATTCTTTATGATTGCCTGCAAAGGTGCCATCAAAGCCAACCATGCCATGCAAAAAGAGGAAATGGAGCTTCTGGTGCGTCTGGTGCTGGAAAACGACAGAATCCGCACCTGTCCCCACGGACGTCCGCTGATGATTTCGTTCACCAAAAACTATATCGAAAAAGAATTTAAACGGATTGTGTGA